One Hylaeus volcanicus isolate JK05 chromosome 8, UHH_iyHylVolc1.0_haploid, whole genome shotgun sequence genomic window, tgtacataaatagatCTCTAAAAGGTCCAAGAGAAGTTTTTAACGattttaacatatttcttAGAGCTCGTATTATATGTACCAGGTTACAGTTTTGTTAGATGAAACTTACAAGAACGGTAATAAAGCCTTTTGTACAACAAGAATCTGAATGCATGCCAACACACCATAAGAACTTTGTTAGAATCAGTATTTTAGGAAAGCTATCGGGTACAACATCGGAAATTCGTTCAAACACAAAATGCTACCAGTGTATGAAGATTTGGACACATTTTGCAGAATTGCACTAATGCTTCATCCAATCTTTGCGCAAAATTTCTATGCAAGAAGTATCTTGTCAGTCCTTTGAAAGCGTATACTCTTATCGTTGATGCAAAAAATGTTCCATGAGTATGAACAGTGGAGGATGAAATCtgtaacgtttattattaatattaaatcgtGAAGTAAGCCTTCTTATTCCATAGTATACACTGACCTGTGTATTTGGATTATCTACAACAATACTATGACACGGAATACCGCCGTGCTCCAATAAATCAATGGGCAAAAGTATATCTGTGGGCTTGTAACTTTCCACTTCAAAATGTACTTTAAGGTAaggattattttctttcatttttatccaaGATTTTCTTTTAGGCTGAATCAATAAAGTTTTGAAACcaaattaaaagttgaaaataaaatgacgcGTTCGAAATAATACATCCTTAACTAATACTGATATTTCTATTACCAATCTCATTGTTGTATCCTTTGGACTATAGCGATTTTGAACGATATGAAGATGTTTCAATTTAGTGTACCCAATTAAATCTATTACATCTTCGTGAAGATTTTGAGGACTAATGATCAATACCTTTGCAAatgaaaagatattttaaaccaGTGTTCGAATCTACTTTAAGTTCTTTATTAAGAAAAACTTACTTTTAGATTAATAAATACTCCGACATGTAAGAGGGGGCAATAATACCTTGTGGTGTTAATTAATACTAATTTTGACAATGTTTGCGTACAATTCGCACAAATATCATCCATTAAATGTAAAGCTTCTTTACTGTCTAACATAAGATCTATTAACTCTAAACATCTTATGTTACATAAATTACGCATAAGTCTTTTCAATGCTTCCAACAATTTTCCACCGGTACCAAACAGTCTGATGCGGTCAGGATCGTCTCTGTTTGCCATATTGCAAGGAAACGTAAATTTAAGTCGCCTGATATAGGTACCGACTCCTGCCACCGACGTATTATCAGACCCTTGTTTCTCCGTATACCAAGATATCATATTCATAAACTCGTAAAGATTATAAAAGTTTAACATAGGCTCGAAAACCaacgaacgaaaattttgaCCAACTTTATTTAAACACGCAGATGTTCTCATATGATCCAAAACATACTGCCACCCACTGTAATAGTTAAATTTGCCCCTAGTAAGCGTGGTATCCTCTAATGTAAACGTTGACCATACACTTTGCAACTTAAAGGCACGATACCATGATCTGCACACCAAAGATGCATAATAGCGTTCACGAACGGTTAGGTAAGAAAAAACTTTCTCTAGAATTATGTCAGGCGTTTCATCCCAATGACtgtatattttcctttttttgtcCTCTTCGGTGTCTTCGTCGTCAAGGTCTATATACAACGctatgaaatttcattaaaacataaaatacaaGACAATCGTTCAGAATTTATACTACTTTGCAATGCAGAGTTGTACGCTGGACTGTTACTCCAAAAACATACCGATAGCTTACGCGACGTAAGCACAGAGTTAATAGTTCcagaatattcatttcttttttaccgtGCTTTCTGACACTATCGTTCTGTAACCTGCAATATTCCAATGCCTACCTTTATTCTCCCCGTCGAATTTCCAACAGCCCTGGCTCATTTTCGCCGCGAATCACTGCCGATACTCTGTCAAAATATGATTATCGTGCGGCTATGACAAAGTATTTCTATgcaatatttctaaaaatacactAAAATAGCAAGGGGACGTCGCACCGACCGAGCATCTCCATGATGTAGCCTAACGATAGGATATTCTTAGATTTTATACACCGTAGTGAACTCTATATTCTCGTACCGGTAAAATTTACGATGCTATTAGAATCAACCAATCGAATGATATTGTTGACAATCATACATAATGCGACTCATTAAGTGCGGACAGTTGTAAGGTTACGATTATgtgttatttgttttgatTGTTCAGCTCGAGCGAGCATCTGATGATCATTGATGACCATCTGATTCAAACCACGGATTGCTACGGGCAgctgtaaaaacaaaaatcgactggTCTAACCACGGACATAGGAATATAGGGACCGtaccagtgatgggcaaaaccctaggcttcgaataaatctgaaatttgctgatatgtttgtctcgtttcctcttttcaaaattttccaaagaaagaaacgagacaaacatatcggcaaacttcagatttattcgaagtctagggttttgcccatctctggacCGTACATAGCAGAATCCGGAGTAAAGCCATGTCCGCTATATTACGTTACTCTTTCAAATTCATAAGACTGCTAGACATCTGCATACAGACCATAGTCTATGGCTAAACGAGTATCCCCCTTTGAGTACATAAAATGTACTTTCGTATAAAGAATACACTTGcatatatacttttatatttttattctacatattgCGGAGCGACAGACTGCATATTATACTTGTTAATTCTTTTACTTGGTAAAAAAATAACCTTGGTACGGTACAGTCAGGTACAGTTCctgataaaacatttttctctagaTTTCTAATCTAGTGAtttcgtattttcatttcgatgaTACAGAATCGGGCGAATAAATTCACACGAGATGAAAATGTGAGAAGTGAGTGATCTTACTTGAATTACAAAATCGAACCGCTCAATTTCGGCATCGACGATTAGAGTACGATGTACCTCCTTTTCCTAGGACATTTCCTTTCATATCCTGGTACCTTTCCCTTTAGTTTCCCTTCATTTCTTGGTATAATTTCTTAGAGGCAGCGCCCTCTAGATCACTGCGTGGAATTCTCCAGTTACCCACATTGCAAAATAAGTTGTTGCATAAAACGTACGTAATTTACACATGAAATTCGAGATTCCAATAACATTTGTCTTTCACAAACTCATAAAACCATGTATTTAATCAAAgtaacgatttttcaaattctcatTGTAACAAGTACTTATTACGctactttctttttcatgATTTATCGGAAAATAATCAGTTCCACTTTCCTTTCAGGTTTATTCCCTATTTAAAacgttattcttgaaaattgaaaaatttcgctATCATAAGTTTGGCTACCGTGATCGTAGAAAATAGGTCAAAATATCACACTCCCCGGGACATCGTGGTCGAAACAAAGTTTTCATGGCCCAAAATAGGGGGCAGTGAGTGTTACGCATAGGGATGTCCCGATTTGTGAAAGGAACGCGGTAATTCCTCTTTTGTTCGCAAACATATTTACACACGCTTAGTTTTGAGTATGTGTAGAGGtttgttactttaaaaatcTTGTTCGTTTTGCGTGAACACAGTGATTTGCACGAGTTTGATATGCATTCACGAGAAACACAACCTAATGACGCGTTATTTACCTGGTTACAGGTTACCTGCAGCATGTTTCATCGCGTCATGAAATCGTGAATCGTATGAATTCCTTTGCGTTCTGTGAATcccgttatttatttatttcgagattTTGTCGAAAGGTTATATATAAATGGAGTCGATGTCTCCGCCTCCAGCCAAGAAAATTCGTAGTATAAACGACATAAAAATCATCGAGTGCAGGCGGGAATTTGATTTGCCAGTACAATTCCCGAGTCGAGTGCGTATAGCGAAGAGCAGCGATGCAGTCAAAATAAAGAATGGAGCAACTCCtcatgttttaaattttggaGCGGTTAAGAATTTGAAGGATTCGACGAATACCGAGACATCTGTATCAgagaatgttaagaaactgAGAATAAAGTCGCAGGATGGCAAAGATCTTGGGGAGATTCAGGTGAAGTTTTTATCCCATGATTTGAGCACTTCACTTAACTCCAAGATCATTACTTTAACTAAATCGAAACAGGCTCCAAAGCTAAATACGACAAACCAGCCTGTAAACTTTTTGGCCATACCTATAAAAAAGACAGGTACACTACCAATGGAAACTCAGAAACCGATTGCacctaataaaatatttcttactttCAACCAGAAGTCTAATGTGGAAGGTATCAATCAGAAATTGATCCACAAGCCATTGATTGTGACTAAATCTTTGAATAACATTAAACAAAACGACTGTGTACACAATAAAAAGCAGTTGCTAATAAGCACGAATAGTCATAACATTGTGCATAATATCCAATCAACAAACAGTGTGATtccaaaatttgtaaaaatacaaacatataAAACCTTGACACCGGTAAATACACAAACGAATGAGactatattaataaaacaaagtaatcTAAACGGTACAGAAAAGCCTGTATCAAAAGGAAATGCTCCAGAAATTAGTACCGgaacaaatacatcaaatgttaataaatCTTCAGAATCTATGCAACATTGGCAGTTAGCAAAATCGAAGTTTCCATTGGTGCAATGTGAGAAGCTACCGAtatcgaagaataaaataaacattaacgaacttagtaattttttttcaaaaatagatgATAGTAAACTAAATTCCTTTTGTACAGATAAGAAGGtgggagaagaaaaaagtagaaataataaaaatgcgtataatataaaaagttccAACAATGCGGTTCGTAATGTAAGTACTCAGGAAAATCCAATAAATTCtgaaacacagaaaaaatgCAATggaattgtacaaaatattcatcaaaataaaataattctaaaacacGACAGTGTCATTACACCTGAtgatcaaaattcaattattaaaaaagattctAATAATGCTAAAGAAAAAGATCATACATTGTCACCTCTCATTAGCAAAAACGTACACGATACTCAAAACGTAGTTCACAATGTAAATAATAGTCCAACTTCTTGCTTAATTGGAGAAGTATGTAATGACAATAATGTACAGAGTACAGATTCAAATTCTGAAAACATTAGCATCACATGTAATACTAAAGATGCAGAGAATAATGTatccaaagaagaaaaatataatataattaaggAAGCATTGACTAGCGTGAAGGACAAAAAACTTCGGTCTAAAGCTTTACAAGCGCTTGCGGACTGTGGAATAGGTATAGCGAAACATGTGCCGATTACTCCacctgaaaatttaaaaacagttCACGATTCTTTGACTCAAACCGACGTATTTGGACTCTTCGATATAGACAGTTTCGTATtagtgaaaaaagaaacgcctactttggaaagaataaaacaaattgagCACTCGACTATCAATACtgcaaataaattgaatgtacAGGTAGAGCCAAACACTAGATACACTAATTATATCGACACCGATTATTTCCTCCCAAGTCTGAGTACAGTACCTTCTTT contains:
- the LOC128881084 gene encoding uncharacterized protein LOC128881084 → MSQGCWKFDGENKALYIDLDDEDTEEDKKRKIYSHWDETPDIILEKVFSYLTVRERYYASLVCRSWYRAFKLQSVWSTFTLEDTTLTRGKFNYYSGWQYVLDHMRTSACLNKVGQNFRSLVFEPMLNFYNLYEFMNMISWYTEKQGSDNTSVAGVGTYIRRLKFTFPCNMANRDDPDRIRLFGTGGKLLEALKRLMRNLCNIRCLELIDLMLDSKEALHLMDDICANCTQTLSKLVLINTTRYYCPLLHVGVFINLKVLIISPQNLHEDVIDLIGYTKLKHLHIVQNRYSPKDTTMRLPKRKSWIKMKENNPYLKVHFEVESYKPTDILLPIDLLEHGGIPCHSIVVDNPNTQISSSTVHTHGTFFASTIRVYAFKGLTRYFLHRNFAQRLDEALVQFCKMCPNLHTLMIRDKVSTATILEIVSTAKALRCLHVRRNAVLKRCDRDWLKILNWSPEHYQWIKTSSRSYETTEKEVSRILGYRWHMLSEKEFKNQTLKLHL
- the LOC128881083 gene encoding uncharacterized protein LOC128881083 — its product is MESMSPPPAKKIRSINDIKIIECRREFDLPVQFPSRVRIAKSSDAVKIKNGATPHVLNFGAVKNLKDSTNTETSVSENVKKLRIKSQDGKDLGEIQVKFLSHDLSTSLNSKIITLTKSKQAPKLNTTNQPVNFLAIPIKKTGTLPMETQKPIAPNKIFLTFNQKSNVEGINQKLIHKPLIVTKSLNNIKQNDCVHNKKQLLISTNSHNIVHNIQSTNSVIPKFVKIQTYKTLTPVNTQTNETILIKQSNLNGTEKPVSKGNAPEISTGTNTSNVNKSSESMQHWQLAKSKFPLVQCEKLPISKNKININELSNFFSKIDDSKLNSFCTDKKVGEEKSRNNKNAYNIKSSNNAVRNVSTQENPINSETQKKCNGIVQNIHQNKIILKHDSVITPDDQNSIIKKDSNNAKEKDHTLSPLISKNVHDTQNVVHNVNNSPTSCLIGEVCNDNNVQSTDSNSENISITCNTKDAENNVSKEEKYNIIKEALTSVKDKKLRSKALQALADCGIGIAKHVPITPPENLKTVHDSLTQTDVFGLFDIDSFVLVKKETPTLERIKQIEHSTINTANKLNVQVEPNTRYTNYIDTDYFLPSLSTVPSLEDFNDIDNFIDQYSNENANTKKVKQILSTPHSLYKKVESQLRRDFEAMLQWDDNGMLNIHRAVIDNNVREVQRLLLVLKASKITVDALTADRMSSLELAIKSNASRDIVQLLLEAGAQPVSSELIHDSAVILASKLSSPLLQDLLKYVTDCSLLNRVDSAGFAPLHYCALYGNLKGVNALVEAGADVNLKDNRSGRTPFFHAFEHNSISIAKKLLEYGAIANIQNYAGQSVLNFADEAKCLSLKAALKKVII